In Microbacterium binotii, one DNA window encodes the following:
- the trmB gene encoding tRNA (guanosine(46)-N7)-methyltransferase TrmB: MTDPASGVFRDRPVSFVRRSGRMSEAQERAWAELGPHLLLPVARENAATSVAADAQIDVPTVWGRRAPLIVEIGSGQGHAIVHAATTRPDVDFLAVEVFRAGLARTMLDADRAGARNLRLVEANAPEVLEHLLPAGSVDEVWIFFPDPWHKKKHTKRRLVKPDVVPTLARALRPGGMLRLATDWEDYALQMRSVLDEATVFDRAFEGDWAPRFEGRVITAFERKGARVGRAIRDLVYRRSAG, from the coding sequence ATGACCGATCCCGCATCCGGCGTCTTCCGCGACCGCCCCGTCTCGTTCGTGCGCCGCAGCGGAAGGATGTCGGAGGCGCAGGAGCGCGCCTGGGCCGAGCTCGGCCCGCACCTGCTGCTGCCGGTGGCGCGGGAGAACGCCGCCACCTCGGTCGCCGCCGACGCGCAGATCGACGTGCCGACGGTGTGGGGCAGGAGAGCCCCGTTGATCGTCGAGATCGGCTCCGGGCAGGGTCACGCCATCGTGCACGCGGCGACCACGCGACCCGATGTCGACTTCCTCGCGGTGGAGGTCTTCCGCGCCGGGCTCGCGCGGACCATGCTCGACGCCGACCGTGCCGGTGCGCGCAACCTGCGCCTGGTCGAGGCGAACGCACCCGAGGTGCTGGAGCATCTGCTGCCGGCGGGGTCGGTCGATGAGGTCTGGATCTTCTTCCCCGACCCGTGGCACAAGAAGAAGCACACGAAGCGGCGACTGGTGAAGCCGGACGTCGTGCCGACGCTCGCGCGGGCGCTTCGCCCCGGGGGGATGCTGCGCCTGGCCACCGACTGGGAGGACTACGCGCTGCAGATGCGCTCGGTGCTCGACGAGGCGACGGTCTTCGACCGTGCGTTCGAGGGGGACTGGGCGCCGCGCTTCGAGGGGCGCGTCATCACGGCCTTCGAACGCAAGGGTGCGCGAGTGGGGCGCGCGATCCGCGACCTCGTCTACCGGCGATCGGCCGGCTGA
- a CDS encoding DUF3097 family protein yields MDDRYPTDVLAAGWRERNAKSLAAVPAERGTVVEVAEDGFCGAVTSVEGGLVELEDRAGRRRMFSLGPGFLIDGEAVRLVAPSVAPAAAGRARTASGSFAVADKRARIARPSRILVEGKHDAELVEKVWGDDLRVEGVVVEYLEGIDLLSDLLEAEPPTAERRYGVLVDHLVAGSKESRIAAEVGRSRHGAHVRIVGHPFVDVWQCVTPRAVGIAAWPEVPRGIDWKTGVCRGLGWPARDKADLARAWQRILASVHSYRDLEPALLGRVEELIDFVTA; encoded by the coding sequence ATGGATGACCGATACCCCACGGATGTGCTCGCCGCCGGCTGGCGAGAGCGGAATGCGAAGAGCCTCGCTGCGGTCCCCGCCGAGCGCGGGACGGTGGTCGAGGTCGCCGAGGACGGATTCTGCGGCGCCGTCACGTCGGTCGAAGGCGGGCTCGTCGAGCTGGAGGATCGCGCGGGTCGGAGACGCATGTTCTCGCTCGGTCCCGGTTTCCTCATCGACGGCGAGGCCGTCCGACTCGTCGCGCCATCGGTCGCACCGGCCGCAGCCGGGCGCGCGCGCACCGCATCGGGATCGTTCGCCGTCGCCGACAAGCGCGCGCGTATCGCCCGCCCGAGCCGCATCCTCGTCGAGGGCAAGCACGACGCCGAACTCGTCGAGAAGGTGTGGGGAGACGACCTGCGCGTGGAGGGCGTGGTCGTCGAGTACCTCGAGGGCATCGACCTGCTCTCGGACCTGCTCGAGGCGGAGCCACCCACGGCCGAGCGTCGATACGGTGTGCTCGTGGACCACCTCGTCGCGGGGTCGAAGGAGTCGCGGATCGCAGCGGAGGTCGGCCGCAGCCGACACGGAGCCCACGTGCGCATCGTCGGCCACCCGTTCGTCGACGTGTGGCAATGCGTCACGCCGCGCGCGGTCGGGATCGCGGCGTGGCCGGAGGTGCCGCGCGGCATCGACTGGAAGACGGGCGTCTGTCGCGGGCTGGGCTGGCCGGCGCGCGACAAAGCCGACCTCGCGCGCGCGTGGCAGCGCATCCTCGCCAGCGTCCACAGCTACCGCGACCTGGAGCCGGCGCTGTTGGGGCGTGTCGAGGAACTCATCGACTTCGTCACGGCCTGA
- a CDS encoding serine/threonine-protein kinase, with the protein MSDILDAAPAGTGSLLAGRYRLIERVGSGGMGTVYRARDELLGRDVAVKLFHSEQADGVEDRRKVGEATMLASLSHPCLVTLFDARIGTEAPSYLVMEYIAGPTLRQRLAEGPLGLDEAAAMASDLAAALEAVHAAGIVHRDVKPSNVMLRPRGPRAGRVGYQAVLADFGVAHLVDSTRLTTPGDVIGTAAYLAPEQVRGHAPVPASDVYSLGLLLIEAITGRHPFADAPAASMLLARLTRQPDVPTGIGYAWRSLLTAMTVHDPASRPSASEVLERARVLSASTPTAATLPLDDALLVATSPIALSAPPAQAVEPVADPRPVSPPRRPRGRRRGVVALTAAAGILIAGAAAVGVTSVLAPVPVAEESVVPVQMSTVPADDGSEQTPAETVESEDQTVQPADTDSPQPAPVTDPQPGPVSDSGSNRGPGNNNGNGNGPGNGNGPGNGNGNGKRP; encoded by the coding sequence GTGTCCGACATCCTCGACGCCGCTCCCGCCGGGACCGGCTCACTCCTCGCCGGTCGCTACCGCCTGATCGAACGCGTCGGCAGCGGCGGCATGGGCACGGTCTACCGCGCTCGGGACGAACTGCTCGGCCGTGATGTCGCGGTGAAGCTCTTCCACTCCGAGCAGGCGGACGGCGTCGAGGACCGTCGGAAGGTCGGCGAGGCGACGATGCTCGCTTCGCTCTCGCATCCGTGCCTGGTCACCCTGTTCGACGCGCGCATCGGGACCGAGGCTCCCAGCTACCTGGTCATGGAGTACATCGCCGGCCCGACCCTGCGTCAGCGTCTCGCGGAGGGCCCGCTGGGGCTCGATGAGGCCGCCGCCATGGCGAGCGATCTCGCCGCGGCGCTGGAGGCCGTCCACGCGGCGGGGATCGTGCACCGCGACGTGAAGCCCTCCAATGTCATGCTCCGCCCCCGCGGCCCGAGAGCCGGCCGTGTCGGCTACCAGGCCGTGCTCGCAGATTTCGGCGTCGCGCACCTCGTGGACTCCACGAGGCTGACAACGCCGGGCGACGTCATCGGCACGGCCGCGTACCTCGCGCCGGAGCAGGTCCGCGGTCACGCGCCGGTTCCCGCATCCGACGTCTACTCGCTCGGGCTGCTGCTCATCGAGGCCATCACGGGCCGACATCCCTTCGCGGATGCGCCGGCGGCGAGCATGCTGTTGGCACGTCTCACCCGCCAGCCCGATGTGCCGACGGGGATCGGCTACGCATGGCGTTCCCTGCTCACCGCGATGACCGTGCACGATCCCGCTTCCCGCCCGAGCGCGAGCGAGGTCCTCGAGCGGGCGCGAGTCCTTTCCGCATCGACGCCGACCGCCGCGACGCTCCCCCTGGATGACGCGCTGCTCGTCGCGACCTCGCCGATCGCACTCTCGGCTCCCCCGGCGCAGGCCGTGGAGCCGGTCGCCGACCCGCGTCCGGTTTCGCCGCCCCGTCGACCCCGAGGCCGTCGTCGGGGGGTCGTGGCGCTCACGGCGGCTGCCGGCATCCTCATCGCCGGGGCCGCCGCGGTGGGCGTCACGAGCGTCCTGGCCCCGGTCCCGGTGGCCGAAGAGTCCGTCGTCCCCGTGCAGATGAGTACGGTCCCGGCAGACGACGGATCGGAGCAGACGCCCGCCGAGACGGTCGAGTCAGAGGACCAGACCGTGCAGCCCGCCGACACCGACTCTCCGCAGCCCGCCCCGGTCACCGACCCGCAGCCTGGCCCGGTATCGGACAGCGGATCCAACCGCGGCCCCGGCAACAACAACGGGAACGGGAACGGACCCGGGAACGGGAACGGCCCCGGGAACGGGAACGGGAACGGGAAGAGGCCCTGA
- a CDS encoding CPBP family intramembrane glutamic endopeptidase: MPAAQTVSRIPLRAWPLAASLLVALAAPAFFVLLTPWLGWSLLAAGLVAAWWADRRQSREASLLRDLSLISVGMLIVSAIPLAAELDDAAMVRFTLALGAAVAVPYAVSRFVYRDRAIRFPWRGGGRWSRFQWVWLVAVLVLGWLILPFYFISSGVYQNWPVVDTPDLIARLFVGVGAVGIWDELFFICTVFALLRRHLPDPTANVLQAIVFVSFLWELGYRAWGPVLTIPFALLQGYIFLRTRSLAYVVTVHLLFDAVVFGVLVHAHNPGLVDGLFLL, encoded by the coding sequence GTGCCCGCCGCGCAGACGGTCAGTCGCATTCCGCTGCGGGCATGGCCGCTCGCGGCCTCGCTGCTGGTGGCGCTCGCGGCGCCGGCCTTCTTCGTGCTCCTGACGCCCTGGCTGGGATGGAGCCTGCTCGCGGCGGGACTCGTCGCGGCTTGGTGGGCGGATCGCCGTCAGTCGCGCGAGGCCTCGCTGCTGCGCGATCTGTCACTGATCTCCGTCGGGATGCTGATCGTCAGCGCCATCCCGCTCGCCGCGGAGCTCGACGACGCCGCGATGGTGCGCTTCACCCTCGCGCTGGGCGCGGCCGTCGCGGTGCCCTATGCCGTGTCGCGGTTCGTCTATCGCGACCGCGCCATCCGTTTCCCGTGGCGCGGCGGCGGTCGATGGAGCCGGTTCCAGTGGGTGTGGCTGGTGGCGGTGCTCGTGCTCGGGTGGCTCATCCTGCCCTTCTACTTCATCAGCTCGGGGGTGTATCAGAACTGGCCCGTCGTGGACACCCCCGATCTCATCGCGCGGCTGTTCGTCGGCGTCGGGGCGGTCGGCATCTGGGACGAGCTGTTCTTCATCTGCACGGTCTTCGCGCTGCTGCGGCGCCATCTGCCGGATCCGACCGCCAACGTCCTACAGGCGATCGTCTTCGTCTCCTTCCTGTGGGAGCTCGGCTACCGCGCCTGGGGGCCCGTCCTCACCATCCCGTTCGCGCTGCTGCAGGGGTACATCTTCTTGCGCACCCGTTCGCTCGCCTACGTCGTCACGGTGCACCTGCTCTTCGACGCGGTCGTGTTCGGGGTGCTCGTCCACGCGCACAATCCGGGTCTCGTCGACGGCTTATTCCTTCTCTGA
- a CDS encoding DUF6458 family protein, with protein MGIGSGIALFVIGAILAFAVNVDLGGYVNLSLIGYILMGAGVLVFLISLILVMRRRSSVSTSRTAVDPASGERVTTRRTTDNGEPLA; from the coding sequence ATGGGTATTGGAAGCGGAATCGCGCTGTTCGTGATCGGTGCGATCTTGGCGTTCGCCGTCAACGTCGACCTCGGCGGCTACGTCAACCTGAGTCTCATCGGTTACATCCTGATGGGCGCGGGAGTTCTGGTCTTCCTGATCAGCCTCATCCTCGTGATGCGTCGCCGTTCGAGCGTGTCGACCTCGCGCACGGCCGTCGACCCCGCCAGCGGCGAGCGCGTCACGACACGTCGCACCACGGACAACGGCGAACCCCTCGCCTGA
- a CDS encoding HD domain-containing protein: MPYDIEELLRPPSATAALALQAAERWCSPAVLRHSLRSWIWARSLADAEGLDYDAELLFVAAALHDIGVAEPFDAHRTPFESAGGAAAWLFAAGAGWPTERRTRLQEVIERHMWVEVDPAVDIEGHLLEVATSLDVAGAGPSRWDTRLLRAVTERLPRAEFAAEFDTAIRDQAERKPASAAARLAHSGRIADGERACLTLTR, from the coding sequence GTGCCGTACGACATCGAAGAACTCCTGCGCCCGCCATCGGCCACCGCCGCGCTCGCGCTGCAGGCAGCCGAGCGGTGGTGCTCCCCCGCCGTGCTGCGGCACAGCCTGCGCTCCTGGATCTGGGCACGTTCGCTCGCGGATGCGGAGGGCCTGGACTACGACGCGGAACTGCTCTTCGTCGCCGCCGCACTGCACGACATCGGGGTGGCGGAACCGTTCGACGCACATCGGACGCCGTTCGAGAGCGCCGGAGGCGCCGCCGCCTGGCTGTTCGCGGCCGGAGCGGGCTGGCCGACCGAGCGCCGGACCCGGCTGCAGGAAGTCATCGAGCGCCACATGTGGGTCGAGGTCGATCCGGCCGTGGACATCGAGGGCCACCTGCTGGAGGTCGCGACGAGCTTGGACGTTGCGGGCGCGGGACCATCCAGATGGGACACGCGGCTCCTGCGCGCCGTGACCGAGCGACTGCCGAGAGCGGAGTTCGCGGCAGAGTTCGACACCGCGATCCGCGATCAGGCCGAACGCAAGCCCGCCTCGGCCGCGGCACGCCTTGCGCACAGCGGCCGCATCGCCGACGGCGAGCGCGCCTGCCTCACCCTGACTCGCTGA
- a CDS encoding DMT family transporter has protein sequence MSWVVLIVSGVLEAVWASALGRSEGLSKPLPSIVFAVALLLSMGGLAFAMREIPTGTAYAVWVGIGAALTVIWAMVTGAEPFTVVRLLLIAGLVGCVIGLKLTGDAS, from the coding sequence ATGTCGTGGGTCGTCCTCATCGTCTCGGGAGTGCTCGAGGCCGTCTGGGCCAGCGCGCTCGGCCGCTCCGAGGGCTTGTCGAAGCCCTTGCCGAGCATCGTGTTCGCGGTGGCTCTTCTGCTGAGCATGGGGGGTCTGGCGTTCGCCATGCGCGAGATCCCCACCGGCACGGCCTACGCGGTCTGGGTCGGGATCGGAGCGGCGCTCACGGTGATCTGGGCGATGGTCACCGGGGCTGAGCCGTTCACGGTCGTGAGGCTGCTGCTGATCGCCGGGCTCGTGGGCTGCGTGATCGGGCTGAAGCTCACGGGCGACGCTTCCTGA